The sequence AACAACCCGCGCATTGTCGGCGCTCGCACGCTCCAGCACATGCAGGGTCCCCTCGCTTCCCACGCGGAGCGTGCCGATGGGATTGCCGTAGTAGTCCTTGGGGGAGGCCGGCGATGCCAGGTGAAAGATGCTCTCGAAACGCCCCTCCACCGGGATTCCGCTGACGAGGTCGGCCTGCACGAAGGCGAATCGGGACTCGCTTTTCAGTGCGGCCAGGTTTTCCTCGGTGCCGCTCGAGAGGTCGTCGAGGCAGACCACCTCATCACCGCGGGCGACAAGCACTTCGCAAAGGTGCGAGCCCACAAAGCCGGCACCACCGGTCACCAGGATTCGTTTCATCCGCGCGCCCCGATGCACTCATAGGCAAAACCCAGCTCCCGCATGGCCGCGGGTTCATACAGGTTGCGCGCGTCGAGGACGGCCGGATTGCTCATCACCTCGCGCACGCGGGCGAAGTCAGGCTTTCGAAAGAGGTTCCACTCAGTCATCACCGCCAATGCGTGGGCCCCCTCGCAGGCGGCGTAGGGGCCGGCTGCGAATTCAAGGCCATTCTGCAGACCCGCTTTGCCGAGCGAATTCACCTTGGGATCGAAAGCGACGACCCGGGCACCCTGCTTCAGCAAATATTTGGCGAGATAGATCGCCGGGGCCTCGCGCACATCGTCGGTCTCGGGTTTGAACGAGAGCCCCCACAGCGCAACGCGTGCGTCCTTGAGGGGACGGTCCAGGAGCGTGCGCAGTTTCCGAGCAATCCGCTCACGCTGGCTCTCGTTGACCTCAAGGACGGCGTCCACCACCGGTAGCGAGAGCGTGCCGGCCTGCAGGCGCAGCGATGCCAGGTCCTTGGGCAGGCACGAGCCGCCAAAGCCCGCACCGGCAAAAAGATAGCGAGGCCCGATGCGTGAATCGGCGCCCACAATGCGGCGCACGTCGTCGATATTGGCCCCGAGCGCTTCGGACAGCGCAGCGAGCTCATTCATCATGGAGATGCGTGTTGCCAGAGCGTAATTGGCCGCATATTTGGCCAATTCCGCCGAGCGGCGCGAGACCTTGATGGTCGGACTGCCCGTTCGGACAAAGGGCTCGTAGAGCCCCGCGACGGCGTCAGCAGCGGCTCCAGTCGCGCCAATCACCACTCGTGAGGGCTTTTGAAAATCGGTGACCGCCGTGCCCTCGGTCAGGAACTCGGGGTTGGAGACGATCTCCCCCTCCCAGTCGGGACGCGCCTTGCGAAGCTGCGCCTCGATGGCATCACCCTGCCCCACGGGCACTGTGCTCTTGGTGATGACAATTGCGTCTCTGGGAAGCAGCGGCGCGATCCGGGATACGCCGATTTCGAGCGCCCGCAGATCGGTCTCCCCGTTCTCCCCCTGGGGGGTGGGTAGGCACAGGAAGACAAACTGCGCGCCGTCGAGTGCGTGGCTCAGGTCGCCCGTGAAGGTGAGCCCTTCCTGCGAGAGGTTGCGCGAGACCAGTTCCGCAAGGCCGGGCTCGTAGATCGGGAGCTCTCCGGCTTTGAGCTGCCCAACCCGTGCCTGGTCGATGTCGTAACAGCGCACCCGGTAGCCCGCATCGGCAAAGCATGCGCCGGTAACGAGGCCCACGTAGCCGCAGCCAATGATCGAGATTCTCGCGGTCGAGGATTCCAAGTGATTCCGTGCTCCAGCTCGTCACTGTAGCGGATCGGTGCGATAGAGGTCCACGACAAAGCCCGTGAGGGCGCCCTGACAGGGCCACTGAGCAATGCTTTTTGAGTGAGCGGGCGGCGCACTCTCTGGCGCATGCAGCACGCGCGCTTCGGTCACGCCCCGGGCACGGTAGTCTTCAAGCCAGGTCAGGTCTGCCAGCGGCGCGTTTCGGTACTGGTAGGTCAAAGCCCCGTGCAGGCGCGTGGGCACCGCCCACAACTCGCCGGGCGAGAGCGGGTGCGTGCCGGTTTCCAGGCAGGCGGCGGCCGCCTGGGCCTGCTCGCGCGTTTGCCGTGAATGCTCCGCCATTGCCGGCAGCCCCGACACACCCGCCAGAGAACCGGCCAACACCAGCGCAACAGCCGCCCAGCGCACACCGTCCGGGAGGTCCCGCTCCAGGCGCGCGGCTGCCTGCTTGCAAAGCCACAGGGCGCCCAGCACGGCCAGCAACGGCCCGAAAACGAAGTCCACCACAAAGAATCGGTAAAAGAACGGCTTTCCCGTCAGCCCGAGCAGCAGCAGGAACGCATGGTGAATGGCCAGCGCCCCTGCGAGGCGAGCCCATGCAGGTCGATTTTCCCCTGAGAGCCCGCCGATCGCGCCCAGCAGCGCAAACAGCGCGAGCAGCTTGCCCCCGTTGGAGACCCAGGCACCGATGAACCACCAGAGCATCTGCCCCGCGCCGCGCGGCGCGCTTCCCGCCGCGTCCATGTAGCGCTCGGTAGCGTCAAGGATTCCCAGCCACTGCCCGTTATTCACGCGGTCAAGCACGAGCCAGATCGCCGCACATCCGGCAACTACGGCAACCTGCAAATACCACTCGCGCCGGCGTTCCCGAGGCAGGAGCGCAAATTCCAGTGCCACGAGCCAGCCCGAGAGGATCGCGCCATCGACGCGCGAGAGCGCCAGTACGGCGAGCGCCGCAAGTGCCACCCCCTGCCGGGCCTCGATGCGAGCGATGGTCCACACAAGCAATGCTGCGGCACAGGTGGCGACCGAATTGAGGGTGAGAAATGCGCCTGCCACAAGCGGACTCAACAGCGTGGCGGCGGCAGCCGCGACCAGCGCCCCCCGCGGCGCGTCGCCGCTGAGGTCACGACCCAGGCGGATCAGCGCGGCGAACAGCAGCGCCAGGTGCATCACCCCCAGCACCCGCCACGACGCAAGCGGATCGAGGTGAAGCGCACCGATCATACGGGCAATCAGTTGTTCAAAGGGTTTGGTGTTTGTTTGAGCAAGCCAGGGGGTGTGCGAGATCTCCCGGGCAAGCCGGGCGTGGACGTCGTTGTCGAGCCCCAGCGAGAGCCACAGGGAGAGTCCCCCGCTCAGCACCAGTCCCACGAGGAACCAGCGCAGGGTCTCGCTTTGCAAGCCGGCACGTGCGCGTTCCGGCACATCCATCAGAGCGTTTCCGTCAGTTCACCCGGGTGGCAAAGGCGTCCATCGCTTCGGCGCGCTTGACCTTTGAGGCCATGCGTGAGGCCTCGTCGCGGGTCTGGTATTTGCCCACGCGCACCCGGTAGTAGGTCGTGCCGTTT comes from Chrysiogenia bacterium and encodes:
- a CDS encoding UDP-glucose/GDP-mannose dehydrogenase family protein; this encodes MESSTARISIIGCGYVGLVTGACFADAGYRVRCYDIDQARVGQLKAGELPIYEPGLAELVSRNLSQEGLTFTGDLSHALDGAQFVFLCLPTPQGENGETDLRALEIGVSRIAPLLPRDAIVITKSTVPVGQGDAIEAQLRKARPDWEGEIVSNPEFLTEGTAVTDFQKPSRVVIGATGAAADAVAGLYEPFVRTGSPTIKVSRRSAELAKYAANYALATRISMMNELAALSEALGANIDDVRRIVGADSRIGPRYLFAGAGFGGSCLPKDLASLRLQAGTLSLPVVDAVLEVNESQRERIARKLRTLLDRPLKDARVALWGLSFKPETDDVREAPAIYLAKYLLKQGARVVAFDPKVNSLGKAGLQNGLEFAAGPYAACEGAHALAVMTEWNLFRKPDFARVREVMSNPAVLDARNLYEPAAMRELGFAYECIGARG